In the genome of Deltaproteobacteria bacterium, the window GGTCCCCAGTTGTAGAGGCCGCGCGCCCCCTCCCACACCTCAGGCTTCCAGATCTGGTCGTCCACGATGCAATCCATGTCGGCGTAGTACTCGCTGAAGTTGCCGGCCGGATCCTTCAGGTACCAGAAGAAGTTCGAGCCGATGTGGTGGCGCCCGAGACCCCAGACGTGCCGGCTCGGATCGGCCGACAGCATCGCGTGCGCAGCTCGGCCGATCTCGTCGACGTCCTCGACCTGCCACGAGCTGTGATGGAGGAGCGGCACCGGCGCCGCCTGCACGAGCAGGTTGTGGTGGTCGGTCGAGCACCGCAGGAACGACGCCAGACCCTCGACCGTGTCGCTCACCTTGAAGCCGATGCCTTCGATGAAGAACCGCTGGCTCGTCGCGAAGTCCGTGGAACCGACCACGACGTGGCCGAGCTTCCGCGGCCGCACGCGCGCGGCGCGGAGCACGGCGTCGGCGCGACCGTTCGGACGCCCTACCCGGCCGGGTCCGTTGCTCACGCTCGCGGGCGTTTCACGCTGCCGCAGGCGCTCGGTGACGCGTACGACCACGCGGACACGCGTCCCAGGGTCGGTCGTCACGAGGGTGTCGCCGCTCCGCTCGACGGCGACGCCGAACGGCTCGGTACTGCGCGCGATGCGGGCGAGATCATCGGGGTCGTCCGCGCCGATCGCGAGCTCGACGAGACGGCGCGTCGGCGTCGGGACGAGCCGCAGCTGCTCCCCACCGTCGACGGTCGCGAACCGGTCGCCACCGAGCGGAGCGAGCCCGAACTCCCCGTAGTAGCTCGCGGCCGCCGCGACGTCGGGGACTCCGAGCGTGATGCCGTTCAGCCTATGCAATGCCACGACGTGCCTCCTTCCTCACCCGGCGACGCAGCGATTGCCGAGCCCGCCGAGACCTTCGATCTCGCTGCGCACGACGTCGCCGGGTTGCAGGAAGCGCGGCGGCTTCCGGCTCGCGCCGATACCCGAGGGCGTGCCCGTGAAAATGACGTCGCCCGGCAAGAGCGGCAGCACGGCCGAGAGGCCCTCGATGATGCGCGCGACGCTGAACACCATGTCCGAGGTGCGGCTCTCCTGCATGAGCTCGTCGTTCACCCAGCAGCGGATGGCGAGGTCGTCCCGATTCGGCAGCTCGTCCGGGGTCACGAGATACGGGCCGAACGGACCGAAGGTCGGAAACGATTTCCCCATCGAGAACTGGCCGCCCCCCGACCATTGCACGACGCGCTCCGAGACGTCCTGGCCCACTGCCAGGCCCGCGACGTGGTCCCACGCCGCGGCTTCCGCGACGCGGTACGCCCGTGTGCCGATGACGACCACGAGCTCCACCTCCCAATCGACCGCGCCGCTCGGTAGCACGATCTCCGCGTTCGGACCTGCGAGGCAGGTGGGGAACTTCGTGAACACCGGCAAACGATCCGGCACCGGCAAGCCGGCCTCGGCCGCGTGCGCGGTGTAGTTGAGCCCGATCCCGAAGACCTGCGCCGGACGGGGCGACGGGGGACCGAGCTCCGCCCCGACGATCGGCACGGCGCCGCCGCGGCGCGCCGTCGCCGCCCAGGCGCGGAAGGCCTCCCATTCGGCGTAGACGGCCTGCGGTTCCGCCGAGAAGCGTCCGCCGGACGCCTGCGCCACGTCGATGGCGTCGTCGACGCCGAGCAGCATGAGCCGGCCACGTACGTTCGCGATGCGCATGTCGAATCCTCCAGGGCGGAGGTCTCGCATTGTTCTGAGAGTTGTGTCAAGCAATTGACGAATGTCTCAGTTTCCGAGATGGTGAGCTCGTGACCCGCTCGGCTCTCGAACCTCTGCGCGGCGCGCTTCGCGAGCGCACCCGCGAGCTGCTCCTCGACGCCGCGGTGCGCGTCTTCGCCCGCAAGGGTGCCGGCGCCGCGGCGATCC includes:
- a CDS encoding VOC family protein: MALHRLNGITLGVPDVAAAASYYGEFGLAPLGGDRFATVDGGEQLRLVPTPTRRLVELAIGADDPDDLARIARSTEPFGVAVERSGDTLVTTDPGTRVRVVVRVTERLRQRETPASVSNGPGRVGRPNGRADAVLRAARVRPRKLGHVVVGSTDFATSQRFFIEGIGFKVSDTVEGLASFLRCSTDHHNLLVQAAPVPLLHHSSWQVEDVDEIGRAAHAMLSADPSRHVWGLGRHHIGSNFFWYLKDPAGNFSEYYADMDCIVDDQIWKPEVWEGARGLYNWGPPPPPSFLAPEDLAELMAGAHG
- a CDS encoding fumarylacetoacetate hydrolase family protein gives rise to the protein MRIANVRGRLMLLGVDDAIDVAQASGGRFSAEPQAVYAEWEAFRAWAATARRGGAVPIVGAELGPPSPRPAQVFGIGLNYTAHAAEAGLPVPDRLPVFTKFPTCLAGPNAEIVLPSGAVDWEVELVVVIGTRAYRVAEAAAWDHVAGLAVGQDVSERVVQWSGGGQFSMGKSFPTFGPFGPYLVTPDELPNRDDLAIRCWVNDELMQESRTSDMVFSVARIIEGLSAVLPLLPGDVIFTGTPSGIGASRKPPRFLQPGDVVRSEIEGLGGLGNRCVAG